TGCGCTCACATTCCAAATGTCTTCGTGTATTACTGAGGTCATAATGCACGTTTTCGGCGGCGCCACCAACGCACAGATAGGGTGCCCGTGCCAAGTACCATCCACATGATGTACGTTGACGGTTCGGGCACACCTCCGTCAGAGAGGAATTGATTCGAAAGGGGGATCACAACGTAAGCACTAACATCGACTGGCGAAGTGGGGGCATTTGAAGCGAGGACTGTGCTGATCACTGTGCCCATTCCCGCATTTTGAAATGCCGCCAGGATGTCGGCCGCACTGGCCGGATTGGTATCGGACCAAAAGGCCAATCGGCCGGTTTTCGCCGGCATGGGGGTGATGGCATTAACAGCCTGATTAGAGGCCTGAACAGCCAAACTTAGCGACGACGACTGGCCGGCTACGAATTTCGAACCGGCCGGCCGACTACTGGCGGTCGAACTGAGCAATAGCAATGGTGATTCGGAAGTCTGCGTTTGAACCGCGTCAGTCGCCATGTCCACGACGGAATTTGCCGGGCCCGTTAGAGAACTCGAGGTTGCGGCGTTATCGAAAGTGCTCAGATCTTGAAGGCTGGGAAGGGGTTGC
Above is a genomic segment from Pirellulales bacterium containing:
- a CDS encoding PEP-CTERM sorting domain-containing protein — its product is MSGSTKVIVLTLAISGVFAPTIALKTNAGIVAGSDHLAAYDGQDVPGQPDVDATVASEPQPLPSLQDLSTFDNAATSSSLTGPANSVVDMATDAVQTQTSESPLLLLSSTASSRPAGSKFVAGQSSSLSLAVQASNQAVNAITPMPAKTGRLAFWSDTNPASAADILAAFQNAGMGTVISTVLASNAPTSPVDVSAYVVIPLSNQFLSDGGVPEPSTYIMWMVLGTGTLSVRWWRRRKRAL